GGTGTCTTTTACGGCAATTGCTTTTGATTCTGCATCAAATGAGAAATCATAAATAGTATCGTGTTCAAAGTCATCCTCCACTTTGATTAAATATCCTTGTGATTCTAACCCATACAGGGCATTCCCACCGTAAGCTAATGCATGGAATTTTGCAAATCGATACTTTTTAGAACCTAAAACATCCAATTCTGTGTTCATTTTAATCAATTGCCCATCAATGGTTGCAATGAAAATATGAGAATCATTGGTGATCACTTCTCGGATTTCATAATCTTTAATAAACAGGTTTCCTGTACCCACAGCGATGATTTTATTATTGGTTGCTGCAACCAATGTATCATTGATAACGTCTAAGTAAATGATGTTATTAAACGTTGAATCTGGATCAACCACAATGTTTTTAACCACTTGATTATTATCTTTACTCACAACGATGACTTTTCCATCCAGTGTTGGGAAAAGAATGATGTTACTCATAAAGTGAGGGTTGGTAATACGAGTGTCATTTACAATCGATTCTTTGTAGTACTCTTTAAAAACAAATCGCTCTTTTTGTAGGTCATACAATGCAATCGAGTTGTTCGCGTATACCAACGCTAAAAGATCGTTTTCCAATGAAGCAGCCACAACAATGTCTCCAATTTCAATCTCTTTTGAATCAATGGCAACTTTGTCTTTATTGTTCGTAGAAAGAATTATCCCATTTGAACTGTTTAAGAACTCATAACCTTCAAGCAGTTTCATACTTGAAACCCCTGACGCAGAGATGTAGGTTTTATCTTCTAAGGTTGCACCACTTCGGTTGATGCTCTCAATATCTGAGCTTAAGCTTGAACTGTTGGCATCAAAACTCTCTGAATCTTCAGGTTCAAAAAACTTTTTACCTGCGCAACCAGTGAATAACAATAAAGCCAATAAAAGTGTAGAAACTATTTTCATTTTGTGTCCTATTTAGTAAGTAAGTAGTGGTTTAATAAAGCAACTAAATCACTCACTTTTGAATCTTGTTTAATCATTTTAAGTGTTTGTCGAGCATCTTCAAATTTACCTTGTTCGGTAAGAATCAGTGCTTTGTTAAAAAGGGCAAACTCTTTAAGTAAAAAATCTTTTTGCATGGCTAAAGAGTTCAGTTTTTCAACATCAGAATTCTTTAATGCCTCTTCATACTCTAAAAGATATTTTAAATATCGTTCATTGACTTGGATATTTTTATTTCCCTCTTTAGCTTGAAGATATAAAGCAACATTATAAAGTTTGTCGTTACTTGATTTCAGTGTTGCTAAGGCCTCTTGGTCATTCACATCATTTAAAATTTTGTTAAATGCAAGATTGGCTTTGGCTTTATTACTTGCTTGAATGGAGTTGTTAATGGTGTAACCAATTGAACCCACAACAATCACTGCCACTGCAGCAATAAGTGCTTTTTTATATTTTTTATAAAATCGCTCAACTTTTACAAAACTCTCGATAAATTTCTCTTCAGAGTCCAACTCTTTTTTGACAAAATCAACGTTATCTTTTAAGCTCATAGATATTGTATCCTCATTTTAAATTCTACACAATGGTACAAAAATTTTTATAAAATCTTACTTTTATGAAAAATTGAATATAATACTACCTTATTTAACAAAAAGGTCAGCCATGAAAAGCATTTTATTCTCTTTTTTTTATGTGGTCGCATTTGTCAGCTTCATTCACGCTAATGAGGTCAATACATTAGAAACCAAATCAGATTTAGACAACGAAACGACACAGACACGATTTGAATCACTCTCAAAACTGACAAAAGTCATAGGCACAGTTGAGAAGTACTATGTAGACGATATCAAATTGCAAGAGATTGTAAATAAAGCTTTAAAAGGTTTAATGCAAGAGTTGGATGCACACTCAACGTATATGGATAAAAAATATTTTAAAGAGATGCAAATTCAAACCAATGGCGAGTTTGGAGGTTTGGGTATCACCGTTGGAATGAGAGATGGAGCTTTAACCGTTATCTCACCAATTGACGATACTCCAGCATATAAAGCAGGTGTAAAAGCGGGTGATATCATCTTAAAAATCGATGACACTTCTACATTGAATATCACTTTAGATGAAGCGGTGGGACTCATGCGAGGAAAGCCAAAAACTCCGATTGAATTAACGCTTGTAAGAAAAGGTGAAAACAAACCAATCCTGATAAAAATCATTCGAGATATCATTAAAATCCAATCGGTTTACTCTAAAACCATTGGGGACGATGTGTTGTATCTACGAGTAACCAGCTTTGATAAAAATGTTGATGTGAATATGCGAAAAGCGATTAATAAAAATAAAACGTTTAAAGGGATTATTTTAGATTTACGAAACAACCCAGGTGGACTTCTTAATCAAGCCATCAGTGTGACAGACTTTTTCGTCAACAGTGGCGTAATTGTTTCTCAAAAAGGGCGAGATGAAAGCAGTGAAGAGAAGTTCTCTGCAACTTCAGCAAATACATTAACCTCAGTTCCATTGGTTGTACTTGTAAATGCAGGAAGTGCCAGTGCCAGTGAGATTGTAAGTGGTGCTTTACAAGACCACAAACGAGCCATCGTAGTGGGTGAAAAAACATTTGGTAAAGGTTCAGTTCAAGTAATTTTACCAATTACAGATGATAAAAGCGAAGGGGTGAAACTCACCATTGCTAAATATTATTTACCAAGTGGACGAACCATCCAAGCAACCGGAATTACACCAGACATCATCGCATATGCTGGAGAAGTTCCACAAGAGAGTGATGCTGAGTTTAAAATCAAAGAAGCAGACTTAAAAAAACATTTAGAAGGTGAGTTAGAAAAAGTCAATCATGATGAAGTAAAAACAAAAGAAGAGAAAAAGAATTCAGACGTTATAACAAAAGAAGAATTGTTTAAAGACAACCAACTCAAAACAGGTGTCGATATTTTAAAATCATTAATTATTATGAAAAAATAGTAGGAGAATAGATGAAAATCAGTGAGATTGTAGCACTTGGTCTTTGGCCAGAATCAAAGAAAACTACAACAAAAAAAGGAATCGATGAACTTGAAGAGTTAGGGTATAACCTCTTTTATATCGGTAAAAATGCAGATCTTTATACGTGTCCGGGTGATGAAGCAAAAGTTTTATTGGTTCGAAGTGATCGATGTTCTGTATTTGATATTCCTTTAAATTTAGAGATTGAAGGAAAAGGTGTTTCTCAAACGGCTATTTCAAACAACGGAGCACAATTTGCAAAAGATGCTGGAATTCGTACAGCCATTCTTTCAGAAAATGTGGATGCTTCTTTAAAGATTGCTCCACGATGTCAAATGATGGAGTTGTGTAAACCCCTTGAAGCAGAAATTGATGGTGATGTGGTTCAGTTTGAGTTGATTTTTAGAAACTACTTAACAGGTTCACTGTATGATGCATGTCAAAATGGAAATGACCCATATGGTTTAGAGCTGACTTCAGATTTACCACAATGGCATAAATTTGAAACACCTATTTTTACGCCAACGACTAAAGGGATTAAAGATGAGCCTTTAAACTCTGCAACAGTGAGAGAGAAATTCCCTGAGATTGTTACGAGCTTAGAAAAACTTTTTAAAGAGTTTACGCAGTTTGCACTTGATAATGGCATTATTATTGTGGACACAAAATTTGAAATTTTTGTAAACTCAAAAGGTGAGTGGGTACTTGGAGATGAGGTATTAACTCCAGAGAGTTCACGATTTATCTCTAAAGAGGATTTTGATGCAGGCAACTATATCTCTATGGACAAACAAATCTTACGAGATTTTGGAAAAGAGCAAAATTGGAAAGAGCAAGCAAAATCGTTAAAAGCAGGTGAGAAGTTAGAGGTAAACGTTCCTCAAACAATCAAAGATAAAATCTTAAGTGGGTACACAACCATACTTAATAGGTTAAGTAAATAATCAAAAAATCACTAAAGGTGTTTTTAGATATAATCCCAAAAAAATTAATTGAAGGTAATAAATGAAAGCAATCGTAAATGTAGCATTAAAGCAAGGTGTATTAGATGACCAAGGAAAAGCAACACATCATGCACTGGACACTTTAGGTTTCAAAGAGGTCGTTAAAGATGTTCGAATCGGAAAACAAATCATTTTAGAACTCAATGCAACGTCTCAAACACAAGCACGAGAAGAAGTTACAAACATGTGTGAAAAACTTCTTGCAAATACAGTGATTGAAGATTATACAATCGAAATTATAGGTTAATCATGAACGTAGCAGTATTACAATTTCCAGGTACCAATTGTGAATATGATACAAAGTATGCATTTGAAAAATTAGGTGCAAACGTTACAATCATTTGGCATAAAGAGACAACAATTCCTGACAATACTGACTTGGTAGTTATTCCAGGTGGGTTTTCATATGGGGATTATTTACGAAGTGGTGCAATTGCACGTTTTGCTAAAATCATGGAAGCCGTACAAACCTTTGCACAAAATGGTGGAAAAGTATTGGGGATTTGTAATGGGTTTCAAATTCTTTTAGAAGCTGGGTTACTACCAGGAGCTATGAAAAGAAATGATTCATTACACTTTATCTCTAAATACAACCATTTAAAAGTGATCAACAATGACAACACTTTTTTACAAAAGCTTGATGTCAATGAGGTGGTTAATATTCCTGTTGCACATCATGATGGAAACTACTTTACAGATGAAGCAGGATTAAAAGCATTAGAAGACAATGGTCAAATTCTTTTAAAATATTGTGATGAAAATGGCAATGAACAAAACCTTAATGGTTCGGTTTCTCAAATTGCGGGTATTTGCAATAAAGAAAAAAATGTTTTTGGTCTTATGCCTCACCCAGAACGAGCAATTGAGTCATTGCTTGGATGTGATGATGGCGTAAAGATGCTTCAAGGTTTTTTTAACTAAATTAAAAAGAGAGTTTAGGCTCTCTTTTATACAATAGGGAAGCTATGAAATATTTACTTCTATTAATACTTCTTTTTAATATTGCTTTGAGTAATGAGCAATTCTTTGATACTGAACAATCCATATTTGAAAGTGAACATCTGCAACAAGAAGAACCACAAAGTAATCTTGAAGATGCTTTGCCTTTAAATGAAGAAGAGGGGACAGAAGAAGAGACTCAAATCAATACTTTTATTGAAGAAACAATTGAAACTACCAACTGGTTTGAAGCCATTCCTTATGAAATTCAACAAGATCATGAAAACAATATCTATGCCAAATTCTTAAATTACCCAGAAAAGATTCATACCTATCAACGCTTTGCAGTTGAGATTGAAGCGCTGATTACAACGACCAATTATACGCATTTAGAGACACGGTTTTTAGGGGCAAAAAATATTGCTTTGATTAACCCTCAATCTCCATGGGAAGCACAAAGTAAAGCCAATACCTTTCATAATCTTTTCTTTTTTAAAGTCTATTCAGCTAATTTTTCTATGCCACGATTTCAAATCATTTTATACAACAATGATGAAATTGTCGATGTTCTTTATTTAGATGCTAAACCCATAGAGTACACAAGCATTGCATTGGGTGATGAACTTTTTACAGATGTCATTGCTGAAGATTTACAAGTGATTTCTTCAAAAACAAAACAGTACAGTAATGATGAATTATTGACCGTACTAGAACTTGAAAGCACCAACGGAAACTTAGAAGATTTTCGATTAAAATATGTGGATGAACAACTCTTAATGAGTTTAGAAGAGAGTTATCCCAAACAAAAACTGATTTATAATGCCATCATACCTATTTATACCAAAGTGCTTAATTTTAAATATTATGATATTCGCACAAAAACATTTAAAATACTCAGTGTTCCCATAAAACTAGAAGAGGAACTTGTCAGTACTCAAACAGATTTAAACCCTAATAACAGCAGTGTGGAGCTTTATAAAAAGACTGCAGCTGGAATTGCCACGATTCTGTTTTTATTGTTGTATATATTTAAACGAAAAAGAGTCTTTATCGTTTTAGGGCTTGTTTGTTTACTTGTTTTTTATATTTTTGCTAAACCCAATAACTCTATAGTCATAGAAGAGGGAACAAAAATCTATATTTTACCAACAAAAAACTCTACAGTATTTCATATCACACAACGAAAGCAGCTTGTAGAAATTTTAACTCAAAAAGGTCCATTCAGTAAAATCTTGTTTGAAATACAGAACAATAATAAAACCATTGGATGGATAAAGGAAAAAAACATTGTCGAAGATTAGAGGAATTTTAACACTCATTCAGTTTACATTGACCGTATCTATTACGATTATATGTATGTATATTTTTAGAAATAATCATCACAAGGTGAGAAAAATTTGGACGGCACTTCAAGTGAAGCTTTTGGGAATCAAACTTGAAATCGTAGGTGAACCAGATACCAATGCAGATATGATTATTTTAAACCACCAATCTCTTTTAGATATCGTGGTGATGGAACACATTCACTCTCGAAATCTTGCATGGGTAGGAAAAAAAGAGATAACAGACTTGTTTTTCTTTGGACACATTATGAAAGCCCCACGTATGATTACTGTTAATCGTGAAGATAAAACAGGTGTTGTAACGCTTTTAAAAGAGGGGAAAGATAGACTTGATGGGGGGAGACCCATTGCGATGTTTCCAGAAGGCACACGAAGTGATGGAACGTACATGAGAAAATTTCGTGCGGGTGCTCGTATTTTAGCAGATAAATATAAACTCAAAGTACAGCCCGTCGTGATGTTCAATACCAGACAAGTATTGGACTCAAAAACCTTGCATGCTACACCAGGAGTGGTGAAAGTAGTATTTTTAGAGACCATGCAAGCGGGAAAAGGAACAGATTGGTTTGACGTCGCTGAAGAGAAGATGCGTACTGTTTTTGAAGAGGAAAAGCCTGCATCATGACTTTGACTTGGCAAACCGTTTTAGCTGTAGGTGTGGGTGGGTTTTTAGGAGCCATTGCTCGCGTTTATGCCAATGCAGCCATTACAAAAGCCGTTCCAGGAGAGTTTCCTGTAGGCATATTGACGGTTAATGTTTTGGGAAGTTTTCTTATTGGAATCTTGTTTGCCCTGTTTTTACACTTCAGTTTTCCTACCGCAATTAAAGCCTTTTTAACTTCAGGTTTTTTAGGTGCACTCACTACGTATTCTACATTTGCTATTGAGAGTTTTCTTCTTTTAGAGAGCTCACTTATACTTGGAATAACCAACATGTTTTTAAACCTTTTTGGTACTGTTTTTGCTGCAGGTATGGGTTATAAAATCGTGACTTTCTTCCTTAAATAGCCCTATATAATCTTTAAGCATTAAGAGGCTATAATCATGAAAAATAATTTGTAGGAGAATGTCATGAGTATGCCTGGTGGTATGGAGTGGGTATTAATTGCACTGGTAGTTTTATTACTTTTTGGTGGTAAAAAAATCCCTGAATTAGCAAAAGGTTTAGGAAGTGGAATTAAAAACTTCAAAAAAGCAGTTAAAGAGGACGATGAAGAGACAGTTGTAAAAACTGAAGAGAAAATCGAAGACAAAAAGAGTGAAACTAAATCTGAGTCAACAAACGAAACTAAAAACGCATAAGTGAGAATCGTTGCAAAGAGTAGTTAAAAATCATATTGAAGAAGTATTAGATTTAAGTATTGTATTGGAAAAACCTAAGGATATCACTTTAGGTCACTATGCAACGCCGGTTGCATTTTCATTGGCCAAAGAGTATCGTAAATCACCAATAGTGATTGCTGATGAGTTAGCTGCTAAATTTGCAGATTCACAGATGTTTGAATCTGTAAGTGCGGTTAAAGGTTTTATTAACTTTAAACTCTCTAATGCGTTTTTGCATAAAGCAGTCAGTGATGCCTTAAGTACGCCCGAAGAGTTTGCTAAAGAGGGCTCTAAAAATGAAAAAATTCTTTTAGAGTACGTGAGTGCCAACCCAACTGGACCACTGCATATTGGACACGCTCGTGGAGCAATATTTGGAGATACGCTCTATCGTGTAGGAAAACATTTAGGGTATGATATCACCAGTGAATACTACATCAACGATGCAGGTGCACAAATGGATCTTTTAGGTCTTTCATTATATCTGGCAGGACGTGAATCAATTTTAAAAGTGGATGTAGAGTATCCCGATCAGTACTATCGGGGGGATTACCTTTATGACATTGCAAAATTGGTTGAAGAAAAGTTCGGAAAAGAGATTTTTGAAGATGCCACACGTATGGATGAATTGGCACAATTTGCAAAAGATGAAGTCCTTGATTTAATCAAAAATGACCTCTTTAAAATTGGTATTGAGTTTGAAAACTTTGTCAGTGAAAAATCTCTGTATGTCAATTGGGAAAGTACCAAAGCCAACTTAGAGAAGAACGGTTCTTTATACACCAAAGATGAAAAAGTTTGGATTAAATCAACCCAACTGGGTGATGACGTTGACCGAGTTGTTGTACGAGAGAACGGGATTCCTACATATTTAGCAGGAGACATTATTTACCATGAAAATAAATTTAATCGACCATACGATAAATTTATTAATATCTGGGGCGCAGACCACCACGGATACATCACTCGGGTAAAAGCTGCTGTTCAATTTTTAGGGTTTGATCCAAACAGATTAGAAATTTTACTTTCTCAAATGGTATCACTTTTAAAAGGGGGAGAACCCTACAAAATGAGTAAACGAGCAGGAAATGTGATCTTGCTTTCTGATATTGCAGATGAGATTGGTGCAGATGCATTACGTTTTGTATTTTTGACCAAAAAGAGTGATACGCATTTAGAGTTTGATTTGGATATGTTAACCAACCAAGACTCTAGTAACCCAATTTTTTATATCAACTATGCCCATGCACGAATCAATCAGCTCTTTAAAAAATCAGAGTTGACATTCCAAAGCATTAAAGATATCACACTTGAGGGTTTAGAAGATGAGAGTGCCAATTTGATGTATGAAGCGTTGTTGTTGCCTTCAATATTGGAGGAAGCATTCAGCAAACGAGACATGCAAAAAATTACAGACTATTTGTACTCATTGGCTTCTTCAGTTCATAAATTTTATAATGAACATAAAATTGTAGGTACACCTAATGAACAAGAGTATCTTAAAGCATTAGCTATGGTCAGTTTAAGCATTAAAACGGGACTGAAGCTGTTAGGAATAACGGCCAAGGAGGTGATGTAATGAAGTGGTTTTTGATTATTTTAGCAATCGTCGTTGCCTTTGCAATTTATAAAGGTGAAATGGGTGGTGCCAGAGATGCTGGTGCCAACTATAATAAACTTTTACGTGGACAATAAATAAAAGAGGGCTTACCCTCTTTTAGGCAGTTCACTTAAGAACTCTTCAATAGAGTATTTTTCTCTGTATTTCTCACTCATTAGATGAATAAACATATCGCCTAAGTCGATTACTGTCCAATCTTCATCTTCATCTGAACGAACAAAATTCTCTCCCAATGGTTTAAGAGCTTCTTTGATGAAAGTCACTAACGAAGCTCCATGTTTAGGGTTCAATGTAGTTGCTACTACAACATAATCAACCAAATAGTCATTCTCTTTTAAGTCAATGACCTCAATGGCTTCCGCTTTTTTTTCATCTAAAACTTGAACAATTTTTTCGATTGTTTTATTCAATGTATTACACCTTTTGTATGATAGTTTTTAAATCGTTTTGTATAACATTTGGAATGGCATTCAAATCCAAATCCTGCTTGATTGAAGTGGAACTGACATCCACATCAATGGGTAAACGTTTGAAGTTTGCATAGAGCAACGGATGGTTGTTTTGTGTCTCTCTGGTTGCTACAACAAACTCAACCATTTGATTTAAGCGTTCAAATTCTGACCATAAATGAAGTTTTTCTAAGTTATCTTCTCCGATGATTAAATAGATTTTCTCACAAGAGTAGTGCTTTTTAAAGTGTTTTACGGTTTCAATGGTGTAGACACTTCGGTTTTGTTTTACTTCATAATCAGAGACTTCAATCTTTGCATCTTTTGAAAAGAGCTTGGTTAATAGTTCCAATCGTGTTGCAGGCGGTAAAAAGAATTCGTGTTTAAATGGGCTTAAAAAAGTGGGCACGATAATTAATTTATCAATGTCTAATTTTTTGAGAGCTTCATTTACAATGGCTTCATGACCTACATGAGGTGGGTCAAAACTGCCACCAAAAATTCCTATTTTCAATTAACTTTACCTTATACATTGTACTTAAATTATATTATAGCAATTTTTAGATAAAATATCGAAAATTTAATACTCATAAAAAGGGAAGAGATGGCTGTAAAAGTTGCAATAAATGGTTTTGGAAGAATTGGTCGATGTGTTGCACGAATTATCTCTAAAAGAGATGATGTGGAACTCGTTGCTATCAATGATACGTCAAGTGTAGAGATGCTTGAATATCTAACAAAATTTGATACGGTACATGGAACATTTGATGGTGAAATCAAAGTAGCAGATGGATACGTAACAATAGGAAAAGTTAAAGCAAAATTGTACAGCACACGAGATGCAAAAGAGTTAACATTCGTCAGCGATTGTGGAGCTGACGTAGTTTTAGAGTGTACAGGAGCTTACCTTACACAAGAGAAAGCACAAGTCTATTTAGATAATGGTGCTAAAAAAGTGGTCATGAGTGCACCAGCCAAAGATGATACACCAACATATGTTATTGGAGTCAATGAGGGTGAATACAAAGGAGAAGCAATTATCTCTAATGCTTCATGTACAACAAACTGCTTAGGACCAGTAGCAAAAATCATTGATGATGCATTTGGAATTGAAAAAGGGTTAATGACCACCATTCACTCGTACACCAATGACCAAAATATCTTAGATGTAAAACACAAATCAGATAAACGAAGAGCTCGAGCGGGTGCTATGAACATGATCCCTACCACAACAGGTGCAGCTAAAGCAATGAGATTAATCATGCCTCAATTGGATGGAAAACTTCACGGACAAAGTGTTCGAGTTCCAACTCCAGATGTTTCTATGGTGGACTTAAACGTTGTAGTAAGCAAAGAGACAACAAAAGAGGAGTTAAATGCACTCTTTGAAGCAAAAGCAAAAGAGCTTGCTGGAATTGTAGCTGTGGATAATGAAATGAAAGTATCGTCAGACATTATTGGAGATACAAACTCAACCATTATTGCAACAGACTTAACGCAAGTAATTGGTGGAAATATGATTAAAGTAATGACATGGTATGACAATGAGTGGGGTTACTCTTCACGACTTGTTGATATGGCTGTGTACGTATCAAACAAATAAGGAACTCAATGAAGCTACAAGAGATTAAAAATATTGATTTAGCAGGAAAAAAAGTATTCATCCGTTGTGATTTTAACGTGCCAATGGATGAGTACAGTAATATTACCGATGACAGACGAATCCGAAGTGCACTCAATACGATTCGATACTGTATTGACAATGATTGTTCAATTATTTTAGCTTCACATTTGGGGCGACCTAAAGAGCCATTTGAGGATAAATACTCACTCAAACCAGTTGCAAAAAGATTGCACACCCTTTTAAAACAAGAGATTATCATGGCTAAAAATGTGGTTCAAGATGACACATTAGAGTTGGCCAAAAACTTACAAGCAGGCGATATTCTTCTTTTAGAAAACCTTCGATACAACAAAGGTGAAACAAAAAATGATGAAGAGTTTGCCGAAAAACTTGCTTCCATGGCAGATGTGTATATCAACGATGCTTTTGGAGTAAGTCACAGAGCACACGCTTCAGTTGAAGGCATCACCAAACATTTTGATGCCAATTCAAAGGCAGCAGGGTTTTTGCTTGCAAAAGAGATTCAATTCTTCCACCACATTGTGCATAATCCAAAACGACCATTTGTATCAATCGTAGGTGGATCAAAAGTCTCTGGAAAACTTGAAGCACTTCATAACCTAGTTCCAAAAGTCGATAAGATTCTTATTGGTGGTGGAATGGCCTTTACGTTCTTAAAAGCATTGGGACATGAAGTAGGAAACTCTTTGGTTGAAGATGATTTGATTCCAGAAGCACTTAAAATCATGGAAGAGGCAAAAAAGCTGGGGGTAAAATTCTACTTACCAGTGGACGTTGTTGCTGCTGAAGCGTTTGATAAAGAGGCATTTGCTAAACCAACCACCACTCAAGAGATTCCTAAAAACTGGATGGGACTTGATATTGGACCTGCAACGGCACTGTTGTTTGCACAAGCTCTTGAAGATGCACACACTATTTTATGGAATGGACCAATGGGTGTGTATGAGATGGATAAATTTGCCAAAGGAAGTGCAAAGATTTCTCACGCCGTAGCTTCATCGTATGCAACTACGGTTGTAGGTGGGGGTGATACGGCTGACTTAGTACGAGTAACAGGTGATGAAGATGAAATGACCTTTATCTCTACAGGTGGTGGAGCATCGCTGGAACTCATTGAAGGAAAAGTATTGCCAGGTGTTAAAGCATTGGTTATTGAGGAGTAAGCATGCCAATTATTGCTGCAAACTTTAAAACCAACCATACGCGAAGCAGTACGGCTAAATATGTCTCACTGGTGAATAACTATTTGAAAACAAACAGTACCAGTGATGTCTATATTTTTCCAACGGCTACTTCACTTGACTATTTTGAAACCGTTGCAAACTTGCATATTGGAGCACAAAATGCTTATGCTACACAAAACGGTTCATTCACAGGTGAAATAGGAACAGAACAACTCGATGAGTTTTACATCAAAACCATTTTAATTGGTCACAGTGAACGACGACACATCTTAGGGGAGACTCAAGAGATGATTGCCCAAAAGTATCAATACTTTAAAGCCTTGGGATACAGAATCATCTACTGTGTGGGAGAGCCTTTAGAGATTAAAGAAAGTGGTTTAGACGCCACTTTACAATACATGCAAACTCAGTTTGAAGGTATTGATTTAAGTTATGAAAACTTAGTTGTAGCCTATGAACCTGTTTGGGCGATTGGTACAGGCGTAACGGCAACCAATGATGATATTGTCAATGTGCATCAAGCACTTAAAAAAC
The Candidatus Marinarcus aquaticus genome window above contains:
- a CDS encoding phosphoglycerate kinase, whose translation is MKLQEIKNIDLAGKKVFIRCDFNVPMDEYSNITDDRRIRSALNTIRYCIDNDCSIILASHLGRPKEPFEDKYSLKPVAKRLHTLLKQEIIMAKNVVQDDTLELAKNLQAGDILLLENLRYNKGETKNDEEFAEKLASMADVYINDAFGVSHRAHASVEGITKHFDANSKAAGFLLAKEIQFFHHIVHNPKRPFVSIVGGSKVSGKLEALHNLVPKVDKILIGGGMAFTFLKALGHEVGNSLVEDDLIPEALKIMEEAKKLGVKFYLPVDVVAAEAFDKEAFAKPTTTQEIPKNWMGLDIGPATALLFAQALEDAHTILWNGPMGVYEMDKFAKGSAKISHAVASSYATTVVGGGDTADLVRVTGDEDEMTFISTGGGASLELIEGKVLPGVKALVIEE
- a CDS encoding triose-phosphate isomerase, with the protein product MPIIAANFKTNHTRSSTAKYVSLVNNYLKTNSTSDVYIFPTATSLDYFETVANLHIGAQNAYATQNGSFTGEIGTEQLDEFYIKTILIGHSERRHILGETQEMIAQKYQYFKALGYRIIYCVGEPLEIKESGLDATLQYMQTQFEGIDLSYENLVVAYEPVWAIGTGVTATNDDIVNVHQALKKQCSKPLLYGGSVKLGNVESICQLDGVDGVLIGTASWVAEDFIKIIENTKEL
- the gap gene encoding type I glyceraldehyde-3-phosphate dehydrogenase, yielding MAVKVAINGFGRIGRCVARIISKRDDVELVAINDTSSVEMLEYLTKFDTVHGTFDGEIKVADGYVTIGKVKAKLYSTRDAKELTFVSDCGADVVLECTGAYLTQEKAQVYLDNGAKKVVMSAPAKDDTPTYVIGVNEGEYKGEAIISNASCTTNCLGPVAKIIDDAFGIEKGLMTTIHSYTNDQNILDVKHKSDKRRARAGAMNMIPTTTGAAKAMRLIMPQLDGKLHGQSVRVPTPDVSMVDLNVVVSKETTKEELNALFEAKAKELAGIVAVDNEMKVSSDIIGDTNSTIIATDLTQVIGGNMIKVMTWYDNEWGYSSRLVDMAVYVSNK
- the nadD gene encoding nicotinate (nicotinamide) nucleotide adenylyltransferase; amino-acid sequence: MKIGIFGGSFDPPHVGHEAIVNEALKKLDIDKLIIVPTFLSPFKHEFFLPPATRLELLTKLFSKDAKIEVSDYEVKQNRSVYTIETVKHFKKHYSCEKIYLIIGEDNLEKLHLWSEFERLNQMVEFVVATRETQNNHPLLYANFKRLPIDVDVSSTSIKQDLDLNAIPNVIQNDLKTIIQKV